A stretch of the Aegilops tauschii subsp. strangulata cultivar AL8/78 chromosome 4, Aet v6.0, whole genome shotgun sequence genome encodes the following:
- the LOC109778718 gene encoding protein PMR5 — MLLLCKSSVLAVLLLHALSLPASALAVGLGRRHRRDVLPGPKGCDVFSGSWVRDDGSAEAAYTGYKCPVIDAEFNCQLYGRPDSDYLRYRWKPASCELPRFDGADFLTRMKGKTVMFVGDSLGRNQWESLVCLLHAAAPQSPSQLVSADPLYTYRFMEYELVVSFYRAPYLVDIDVVQGKRVLMLDDIAENAQAWRGADVLSFNSGHWWTHTGALQGWDYMGEGGRYSEDMDRMVAFQRGMTTWANWVDLNVDPAKTRVFFQSMSPTHYSSKEWPNPVSKNCYGETVPLAGLNSTAQPMGQEQVTKTVLQGMKSPVRLLDITALSALRKDAHPSVYSGDFSPAQRGNPAGSADCSHWCLPGLPDTWNQLFYTLLFYQ; from the exons ATGCTGCTCTTGTGCAAGAGCTCCGTGCTCGCCGTCCTGCTCCTCCACGCCCTCTCTCTGCCCGCCTCGGCGCTCGCCGTCGGGCTCGGGCGGCGCCACCGCCGCGACGTCCTGCCCGGGCCCAAGGGCTGCGACGTCTTCAGCGGCAGCTGGGTCCGCGACGACGGCTCCGCCGAGGCTGCCTACACCGGCTACAAGTGCCCGGTCATCGACGCGGAGTTCAACTGCCAGCTCTACGGCCGGCCGGACTCCGACTACCTCCGGTACCGCTGGAAGCCGGCCAGCTGCGAGCTACCCAG GTTTGACGGCGCAGACTTTTTGACGCGGATGAAGGGGAAGACGGTGATGTTCGTGGGGGATTCGCTGGGCCGTAACCAGTGGGAGTCGCTCGTCTGCCTGCTGCACGCCGCCGCACCGCAGTCGCCGTCGCAGCTCGTCTCCGCCGACCCTCTCTATACCTACAGGTTCATG GAGTACGAGCTGGTGGTGTCTTTCTACCGCGCGCCGTACCTGGTGGACATCGACGTGGTGCAGGGGAAACGGGTCCTCATGCTCGACGACATCGCCGAGAACGCCCAGGCATGGCGCGGCGCCGACGTGCTCTCCTTCAACTCCGGCCACTGGTGGACGCACACCGGCGCGCTTCAGGG GTGGGATTACATGGGGGAGGGCGGGCGGTACTCGGAGGACATGGATAGGATGGTGGCGTTCCAGCGCGGGATGACCACATGGGCCAACTGGGTGGACCTCAACGTCGACCCGGCCAAGACCCGTGTCTTCTTCCAGTCCATGTCCCCCACCCACTACAG CTCCAAGGAGTGGCCCAACCCGGTGTCCAAGAACTGCTACGGAGAGACGGTCCCATTGGCTGGGCTCAACTCCACGGCGCAGCCGATGGGCCAGGAGCAGGTGACGAAAACGGTGCTGCAGGGCATGAAAAGCCCGGTCCGTTTGCTCGACATCACGGCGCTGTCGGCGCTGCGGAAGGACGCGCATCCGTCGGTTTACAGCGGCGACTTCTCGCCGGCGCAGCGCGGCAACCCCGCCGGCTCCGCCGACTGCAGCCACTGGTGCCTCCCGGGCCTACCGGACACCTGGAACCAGCTCTTCTACACCTTGCTCTT